CTTGTCTAAGATAACAGAACAGCACAAATTAGCAGCGACTGAAGCAATCTCAAACGGCGCAGAGCCTTTACCCCGTATGATACTTTGCAATCGATGCTTGCAGATTAGTTCAATTCTATTGCGATCAAGAGCATTGAACATTTGTACGTCAGCAATAGGGACCGCGCCAATGCTTGCTGAAGACCAGGTGACTACTTGGTCGTCCCCGTGACGACCCACGACGAATGCATCTACAGCAGACGGTGATACCTATAATGGTGCTGTATTAGAGAGATTGAGATGTCTGATAGAGTCGCGGGTACTCACCAAGGTACGAGATGCAATCATCCCACGAAGTCTGTAAGTGCCGAGAGTAGTACCGGTGCCGATGACCTGAGACGGAGGAAGTCCCGACATGTCTTTGGCGATGGATGATAGCAAGTCAGCAGGATTTACCACAACCAGCAAAACCGTGTCAGGTCGGAAAGGTTTCATCGCCTCCATCACCTCACGTATCATCGAAGTGTTCCGAGACATATAGTCAACCGTTGCCTTACCTTGAAAGAACCATAAGCCTGTAGCAAAAGCAAGTACTTGGACGCTTACCTAACGTGTGTTTAGATGCAGCGGTTATGACCACGAGGTCGCTCTGAGCGGCCTCACGATACGTGGCTGGGCGTACACGTGTACTGTTGTTAGTACTGTAGATGACATCGGAGAGGTCTTCGATCTGAGCATTTCTCAGATTGAGATCGAGATCAACGAGAAGCGACTCGCTGGCGATAGAATTCAGTGCAAGGTTATAAGCGACGGCACTGCCGACTTCTCCGACACCTACAATCGCTACTTGAGATGCTGAGCCCTTTGTGTGCGGTTAAATAACTCGAGGGATTGATCTCCCATCGTGCATAAAATGTGCCGTGTCTTATAAAGTTCAAGAGATGAGTTTATGACTTGCGGCGTGATTAGAGTTTGCGGTGTTCTGATTGTGTTCTGGCGTCTGA
This genomic interval from Fusarium oxysporum f. sp. lycopersici 4287 chromosome 3, whole genome shotgun sequence contains the following:
- a CDS encoding L-lactate dehydrogenase; translation: MIREVMEAMKPFRPDTVLLVVVNPADLLSSIAKDMSGLPPSQVIGTGTTLGTYRLRGMIASRTLVSPSAVDAFVVGRHGDDQVVTWSSASIGAVPIADVQMFNALDRNRIELICKHRLQSIIRGKGSAPFEIASVAANLCCSVILDKHEVYPVSHFQEQYECCLIMPAVIGRKGILSSVPLSLDAGEEVAVKALGKLVKESVESIQRDWW